A window of Solanum stenotomum isolate F172 chromosome 3, ASM1918654v1, whole genome shotgun sequence contains these coding sequences:
- the LOC125858611 gene encoding peroxisome biogenesis protein 7-like translates to MPVFKTPFNGYSVKFSPFYENKLAVATAQNFGILGNGRVHILQLNPNGPVSELAAFDTADGVYDVCWSEAHDSLVTAASGDGSVKLYDLSLPPTNNPIRSFKEHTREVHSVDYNTVRKDSFLSASWDDTVKLWTVDRNASVRTFKEHAYCVYSAAWNPRHADIFASASGDCTTRIWDVREPGSTMILPAHEFEILTCDWSKYDDCIIATASVDKSIKVWDVRNYRVPIAVLNGHGYAVRKVRFSPHRASAMVSCSYDMTVCMWDYMVEDALIGRYDHHTEFAVGVDMSVLVEGLLASTGWDELVYVWQHGMDPRAS, encoded by the exons ATGCCGGTATTCAAAACTCCATTTAACGGTTACTCCGTAAAGTTCAGTCCCTTCTACGAAAACAAACTAGCTGTGGCCACTGCGCAGAATTTCGGCATCCTTGGTAACGGGAGAGTTCACATTCTTCAACTCAATCCAAACGGACCCGTATCGGAACTTGCGGCTTTTGACACAGCTGATGGAGTTTACGATGTTTGCTGGTCGGAAGCTCACGATTCCCTTGTAACTGCTGCAAGTGGAGATGGTTCTGTGAAACTCTATGACCTTTCTTTGCCTCCCACCAATAACCCTATTCGTTCTTTTAAGGAACATACACGGGAAGTTCACTCTGTGGACTATAATACCGTGAGAAAAgattccttcttatcagcgtcTTGGGATGATACTGTGAAGCTATGGACTGTTGATAGAAATGCTAGTGTAAGGACTTTTAAGGAGCATGCTTATTGTGTCTATTCCGCTGCTTGGAATCCAAGACATGCTGATATCTTTGCATCTGCTTCTGGGGATTGTACTACTCGCATCTGGGATGTCCGCGAACCAG GTTCTACCATGATTCTGCCTGCGCATGAGTTTGAAATCCTCACATGTGATTGGAGTAAGTATGATGATTGTATCATTGCAACTGCGTCCGTTGATAAGTCAATCAAGGTTTGGGATGTTAGGAATTATAGAGTGCCAATAGCTGTGCTTAATGGGCATGGATATGCAGTGAGGAAAGTGAGGTTTTCACCACATAGAGCAAGTGCAATGGTTTCTTGTTCATATGACATGACGGTTTGCATGTGGGATTACATGGTGGAAGATGCACTTATTGGAAGGTATGATCATCACACAGAGTTTGCTGTAGGAGTTGATATGAGCGTTCTCGTTGAAGGTCTATTGGCTAGTACAGGATGGGATGAACTTGTTTATGTTTGGCAACATGGAATGGACCCTAGAGCTTCTTGA
- the LOC125858612 gene encoding chaperonin 60 subunit beta 2, chloroplastic-like: protein MSTLKASGPVGQHCNKRVFSVHLKHNPTRIVHEMRCTEDCKHMNYKIRSRTSFRWKTELANVIAASTRNHYGVRSMIVEAMNKVERKGVVTLEEGKSVENNLRVVEGMQFDRGYTSPYFVSDSEKLVVEYENCKLLLVDEKTTHSRDRINILEDAIRNGYRILSRRIEQQALDTLVVHKLRGALKVAENLKLMVLVSEKASVLMTKQPFLEENAGDPS, encoded by the exons ATGAGTACTCTCAAAGCTTCAGGTCCTGTTGGACAGCATTGCAACAAGCGTGTATTCTCTGTGCATTTGAAGCATAACCCAACAAGGATTGTTCATGAG ATGAGATGTACAGAAGATTGTAAGCATATGAACTATAAAATAAGATCGAGAACATCATTCAGGTGGAAAACTGAACTAGCAAATGTGATTGCAGCAAGTACTAGGAACCATTATGGAGTAAGGAGTATGATTGTTGAAGCCATGAACAAGGTTGAAAGGAAAGGTGTTGTGACACTAGAAGAGGgaaaaagtgttgaaaacaatCTCCGTGTGGTTGAAGGAATGCAATTTGACCGTGGTTATACCTCTCCTTACTTTGTTTCTGATAGTGAGAAATTGGTTGTTGAGTATGAGAACTGTaag TTACTGCTAGTTGATGAAAAGACAACACATTCAAGAGATCGTATCAATATCCTGGAAGATGCTATCAGAAATGGGTATCGAATTTTAAGCCGGAGAATTGAGCAACAAGCTCTGGATACACTTGTTGTCCATAAGCTTAGAGGTGCCCTAAAGGTTGCTGAAAACTTAAAGCTCATGGTTTTGGTGAGCGAAAAAGCTAGTGTCTTGATGACGAAGCAACCCTTTCTAGAG GAAAATGCAGGTGATCCAAGTTGA